The Muntiacus reevesi chromosome 10, mMunRee1.1, whole genome shotgun sequence genome has a segment encoding these proteins:
- the LOC136143875 gene encoding protein CutA homolog isoform X4 produces the protein MSSSFPAPCSLSFRPAWLGPGRQWGGQQVGRGEGAQAFKPTRPPAARPQAAVPMACAGLVTSDAMDRLGSRCPLPGCARPSLLICLLILTASLLTYPVLRTLSLQLLSVVTGSYVSGTYSIVFVNCPNEQIARDIARYYWNGEIEEATEVLLLIKTKTSKIHVLSSYIRSVHPFEIPELFSLPMDQGDAHYLRWLEEALEE, from the exons ATGAGTTCCTCTTTCCCCGCCCCCTGCAGCCTCTCCTTCCGGCCAGCCTGGCTGGGACCTGGCCGGCAGTGGGGCGGGCAGCAGGTGGGTAGAGGAGAGGGGGCTCAGGCCTTCAAGCCCACCCGTCCGCCAGCGGCTCGCCCTCAGGCTGCAGTCCCCATGGCCTGTGCTGGCTTAGTCACCAGCGACGCCATGGACAGGCTGGGCTCCCGGTGCCCTCTGCCAGGCTGCGCACGGCCCTCTCTCCTGATATGCCTCTTG ATCCTGACAGCCTCTCTCCTGACATACCCCGTGCTCAGGACCCTCAGCCTGCAGCTCCTTTCCGTTGTCACTGGCAGCTATGTGTCCGGCACGTACTCCATTGTTTTTGTCAACTGTCCCAACGAGCAGATTGCCAGAGATATTGCCAG GTACTATTGGAATGGAGAAATAGAAGAAGCCACTGAGGTCCTGTTG ttaATAAAGACAAAGACTTCCAAGATCCATGTGCTTTCCAGCTACATCAG GTCGGTGCATCCTTTTGAAATCCCAGAGCTCTTCAGTcttcccatggaccaaggagatGCGCACTATTTACGGTGGCTGGAGGAGGCCTTGGAGGAGTGA
- the LOC136143875 gene encoding protein CutA homolog isoform X2, giving the protein MSSSFPAPCSLSFRPAWLGPGRQWGGQQVGRGEGAQAFKPTRPPAARPQAAVPMACAGLVTSDAMDRLGSRCPLPGCARPSLLICLLILTASLLTYPVLRTLSLQLLSVVTGSYVSGTYSIVFVNCPNEQIARDIARAILDKKLAASVNILPRASSLYYWNGEIEEATEVLLLIKTKTSKIHVLSSYIRSVHPFEIPELFSLPMDQGDAHYLRWLEEALEE; this is encoded by the exons ATGAGTTCCTCTTTCCCCGCCCCCTGCAGCCTCTCCTTCCGGCCAGCCTGGCTGGGACCTGGCCGGCAGTGGGGCGGGCAGCAGGTGGGTAGAGGAGAGGGGGCTCAGGCCTTCAAGCCCACCCGTCCGCCAGCGGCTCGCCCTCAGGCTGCAGTCCCCATGGCCTGTGCTGGCTTAGTCACCAGCGACGCCATGGACAGGCTGGGCTCCCGGTGCCCTCTGCCAGGCTGCGCACGGCCCTCTCTCCTGATATGCCTCTTG ATCCTGACAGCCTCTCTCCTGACATACCCCGTGCTCAGGACCCTCAGCCTGCAGCTCCTTTCCGTTGTCACTGGCAGCTATGTGTCCGGCACGTACTCCATTGTTTTTGTCAACTGTCCCAACGAGCAGATTGCCAGAGATATTGCCAG GGCCATCCTGGATAAGAAGCTGGCTGCCTCTGTGAACATCCTGCCGAGGGCCTCCTCACT GTACTATTGGAATGGAGAAATAGAAGAAGCCACTGAGGTCCTGTTG ttaATAAAGACAAAGACTTCCAAGATCCATGTGCTTTCCAGCTACATCAG GTCGGTGCATCCTTTTGAAATCCCAGAGCTCTTCAGTcttcccatggaccaaggagatGCGCACTATTTACGGTGGCTGGAGGAGGCCTTGGAGGAGTGA
- the LOC136143875 gene encoding protein CutA homolog isoform X1, producing MSSSFPAPCSLSFRPAWLGPGRQWGGQQVGRGEGAQAFKPTRPPAARPQAAVPMACAGLVTSDAMDRLGSRCPLPGCARPSLLICLLILTASLLTYPVLRTLSLQLLSVVTGSYVSGTYSIVFVNCPNEQIARDIARAILDKKLAASVNILPRASSLYYWNGEIEEATEVLLLIKTKTSKIHVLSSYIRSSLQRAESSVEACEVCFPDQDGNQAPALEAQSLSHWTTRKFL from the exons ATGAGTTCCTCTTTCCCCGCCCCCTGCAGCCTCTCCTTCCGGCCAGCCTGGCTGGGACCTGGCCGGCAGTGGGGCGGGCAGCAGGTGGGTAGAGGAGAGGGGGCTCAGGCCTTCAAGCCCACCCGTCCGCCAGCGGCTCGCCCTCAGGCTGCAGTCCCCATGGCCTGTGCTGGCTTAGTCACCAGCGACGCCATGGACAGGCTGGGCTCCCGGTGCCCTCTGCCAGGCTGCGCACGGCCCTCTCTCCTGATATGCCTCTTG ATCCTGACAGCCTCTCTCCTGACATACCCCGTGCTCAGGACCCTCAGCCTGCAGCTCCTTTCCGTTGTCACTGGCAGCTATGTGTCCGGCACGTACTCCATTGTTTTTGTCAACTGTCCCAACGAGCAGATTGCCAGAGATATTGCCAG GGCCATCCTGGATAAGAAGCTGGCTGCCTCTGTGAACATCCTGCCGAGGGCCTCCTCACT GTACTATTGGAATGGAGAAATAGAAGAAGCCACTGAGGTCCTGTTG ttaATAAAGACAAAGACTTCCAAGATCCATGTGCTTTCCAGCTACATCAG gtcttcattgcagcgtgCGGAATCTTCCGTTGAGGCCTGTGAGGTctgtttccctgaccaggatggAAACCaggcccctgcattagaagcacagagtctcagccactggaccaccaggaagttcctGTAA
- the LOC136143875 gene encoding protein CutA homolog isoform X3, producing MSSSFPAPCSLSFRPAWLGPGRQWGGQQVGRGEGAQAFKPTRPPAARPQAAVPMACAGLVTSDAMDRLGSRCPLPGCARPSLLICLLILTASLLTYPVLRTLSLQLLSVVTGSYVSGTYSIVFVNCPNEQIARDIARYYWNGEIEEATEVLLLIKTKTSKIHVLSSYIRSSLQRAESSVEACEVCFPDQDGNQAPALEAQSLSHWTTRKFL from the exons ATGAGTTCCTCTTTCCCCGCCCCCTGCAGCCTCTCCTTCCGGCCAGCCTGGCTGGGACCTGGCCGGCAGTGGGGCGGGCAGCAGGTGGGTAGAGGAGAGGGGGCTCAGGCCTTCAAGCCCACCCGTCCGCCAGCGGCTCGCCCTCAGGCTGCAGTCCCCATGGCCTGTGCTGGCTTAGTCACCAGCGACGCCATGGACAGGCTGGGCTCCCGGTGCCCTCTGCCAGGCTGCGCACGGCCCTCTCTCCTGATATGCCTCTTG ATCCTGACAGCCTCTCTCCTGACATACCCCGTGCTCAGGACCCTCAGCCTGCAGCTCCTTTCCGTTGTCACTGGCAGCTATGTGTCCGGCACGTACTCCATTGTTTTTGTCAACTGTCCCAACGAGCAGATTGCCAGAGATATTGCCAG GTACTATTGGAATGGAGAAATAGAAGAAGCCACTGAGGTCCTGTTG ttaATAAAGACAAAGACTTCCAAGATCCATGTGCTTTCCAGCTACATCAG gtcttcattgcagcgtgCGGAATCTTCCGTTGAGGCCTGTGAGGTctgtttccctgaccaggatggAAACCaggcccctgcattagaagcacagagtctcagccactggaccaccaggaagttcctGTAA